The segment CGACGACAGCAATAGACTTTATCAGGAAGTGCAAAAAGATTACGAAGACGAAACATCCAACTATAGAAAATTTTTAAAAATAAAAGGCAATAAACATTTTAACGCACTTCAGGTCAAATTCTCCTATGCGATAACTTGTCATAAGTCGCAAGGAGGTCAATGGAACACTATTTTTGTTGAACAGCCTTACCTGCCAAATGGAGTAGATAAGGATTATATGAGGTGGTTATACACAGCGGTTACAAGAGCTCAAGATAAATTGTATCTTATTGGATTTAAAGACGAATTCTTTGAAGAATACTAATACATCAATAGCTTTTAGTGCGCCTGAAATTCTCGTCACAATTACCACGATATTCCTTTAAAAAGTTTTATTTTTGAGATTCAAGTTATTTTGATCAAATGAAGATAATTTCAATGATTCCTGCACGTTATAGTGCATCCCGTTTTCCGGGCAAACTCATGCAAAATCTCGCGGGTAAATCGGTGATTCTTAGGACTTATGAAGCCACCGTAGCCACTAAACTCTTTGATGAGGTCTACGTAGTTACTGATAGTGACATCATTTTTAATGAGATTACTTCAAATGGCGGAAAAGCTATAATGAGTAAAAAAGAACATGAATCTGGAAGTGACCGTATTGCCGAAGCAGTTGAAAATCTTGATGTCGATATCGTTGTTAATGTGCAAGGTGATGAGCCTTTTACCGAACGCGAAAGTTTAGAAAAAGTTTTGCATGTGTTTAAAGACGATTCTAAAAAGGAAATTGATCTAGCTTCATTAATGGTAGAGATCCATGACTGGGATGAAATAAGTAACCCAAAT is part of the Formosa sp. Hel1_31_208 genome and harbors:
- the kdsB gene encoding 3-deoxy-manno-octulosonate cytidylyltransferase; translated protein: MKIISMIPARYSASRFPGKLMQNLAGKSVILRTYEATVATKLFDEVYVVTDSDIIFNEITSNGGKAIMSKKEHESGSDRIAEAVENLDVDIVVNVQGDEPFTERESLEKVLHVFKDDSKKEIDLASLMVEIHDWDEISNPNTVKVIVDQDNFALYFSRSPIPYPRDKEAGARYFKHKGIYAFRKEALLDFYKLPMQFIEATEKIECIRYLEYGKRIKMVETHIEGVEIDTPEDLERAKKLWK